One genomic segment of Thalassospiraceae bacterium LMO-SO8 includes these proteins:
- a CDS encoding GIY-YIG nuclease family protein, producing MNGSNGCYVYVLGSADGADARTYVGWTTDVAARLAAHNSGKGAKSTRGRAWRVLYVERYHTRGEAMSREWHLKRDRRFRRALLDGAIPG from the coding sequence ATGAACGGATCAAATGGCTGTTACGTCTACGTGCTGGGCAGCGCCGACGGCGCCGACGCCCGCACCTATGTCGGTTGGACGACGGACGTGGCGGCGCGGCTCGCGGCCCATAATTCGGGCAAGGGGGCGAAGTCGACGCGGGGCCGTGCGTGGCGGGTTTTGTATGTGGAGCGTTACCACACGCGGGGCGAGGCGATGTCCCGGGAATGGCACTTGAAGCGCGACCGCAGGTTCCGCCGCGCCCTGCTGGACGGCGCGATCCCGGGATAG